From Candidatus Xianfuyuplasma coldseepsis:
ATGTTTTTGCTTTCGTTGAACCTGGTTTTGTCAAATAGTTATCGTAAATGGCTTTGACGTTATCTGCGAGTCCAACCTCACGTGTTTCTTTGGAATGTTCTAAGTTATGTAACGCTTCAAGCCGAAGGCCAACAATATCGATATTGTCTTGAACAACAGCTGGTTGAATTGGTTGTCCACCACCGGCAACACAACCATCGCTACAAGCCATAAATTCAACATAGTGATATGTTTTCTTTGTTTTCTTAATGTGTTGGAAGAAGTCTTGAATGTTCATTCCACCATGAACCACAGCAATATTGATATCCATTCCTGAAGCACGATAAGTCGCTTCTTTAATATCCTTCATTCCCCGTGCGGCCTTAAATTCGATGGCTGCAGGTTTCTCTTCTAATAAATGAGAAACCGTATGTAATGTTGATTCAATTAATCCAGCTTCAAGGTGGGGTTGTAATGGTGTTTTGGTTAACTCAGCAAGTGTACCATATGGTTCACCATCAGATAGTGACATAAAGCGGATTCCTTTTCGTTTTAACAAACGAGCATATTCTCTTGTCGTTAAGACGTAATCTACATCCTTAACACCTTGATATTTCATTTGCTCACGATCCGCTTCGTGTTTCTTCGCAATACATGGCATGATCGTAACATACACAATATTTTCTTTATGATAGCCTAGTTTCTCAGCATAGTAATGTTTTACTAACGATCCGGATACTTGTTGTGGTGATTTCGCGCTGGATAAATGTGGTAAGTACTCTGATTCGTATTGCTCAATGTAATTAATCCAACCCGGAGAGCACGATGTAAACATTGGAAGTGGTCCATCATTTTTCAGGCGATGAATGAACTCGGTAGCTTCTTCAACAACAGAAAAATCGGTTGCGAACGTTAAGTCCATTACTTCATCAAACCCGACTTTTTGCAAGGATGTGTATAATTTACCTTCTACATTTGTACCAATCTCGGCACCAAACTCTTCACCTAGTGTAACGGTAACAGAAGGAGCCACACTAACAACGAC
This genomic window contains:
- a CDS encoding [FeFe] hydrogenase, group A; amino-acid sequence: MDKVTITINGQQITVPKDYTVMRAAEDLGIEVPRLCFLKDINETSACRLCVVDVKNMRGLKNSCTLAVDDGMEVETNTQEIHDSIVANLQLLAANHIFECWACERENSCELLDLMRRFNVDNVFGENLFFDRKERLINDTSSAIVLDSGKCILCGRCVNACEKATGLGILAFNERGQDTYIGPANFHGMEDSGCIYCGACIQACPVAAIKEKSHIDFVLDALRDKNKKVVVSVAPSVTVTLGEEFGAEIGTNVEGKLYTSLQKVGFDEVMDLTFATDFSVVEEATEFIHRLKNDGPLPMFTSCSPGWINYIEQYESEYLPHLSSAKSPQQVSGSLVKHYYAEKLGYHKENIVYVTIMPCIAKKHEADREQMKYQGVKDVDYVLTTREYARLLKRKGIRFMSLSDGEPYGTLAELTKTPLQPHLEAGLIESTLHTVSHLLEEKPAAIEFKAARGMKDIKEATYRASGMDINIAVVHGGMNIQDFFQHIKKTKKTYHYVEFMACSDGCVAGGGQPIQPAVVQDNIDIVGLRLEALHNLEHSKETREVGLADNVKAIYDNYLTKPGSTKAKTLLHTTYQERKFYK